In a single window of the Caulobacter soli genome:
- a CDS encoding DUF1501 domain-containing protein produces MNAQVSRRSLLLQAAGLGVSVSFLGGSAFAAADGPMAKRKMVVVICRGGMDGLTVSPPIGDPDYAALRGAVAVAPDQALKLDGTFGLHPALESVHALALKGQARIAPAIAGPDRVRSHFEAQDVLETGSSHVYGNVYSGWLNRTLEVMGPSTIQGLSVGPTAPLILRGKVQAASWSSGGSVNETARLPTLLQDLYKSDPLMGPAFARGLETEAMGRLAMSTLAPAMTPVSTNAAVAGPNAMVQKAVVQTMAPSNATPAQAMAQTPQVLAAQHQAREAARKLGSTLAGFMIQQGGPRIAAISLDGWDTHAGQVGQLNTRLSYLDAVLDGLNTGLGAEWNNTVVVAATEFGRTAQVNGTGGTDHGTGSTALVLGGGLKKGGIIGDWPTLKQEALFENRDVRPTLDMRGLFKGVLAEHMGVDRAALETKVFPDSANAKPLTGLV; encoded by the coding sequence ATGAATGCTCAAGTCTCGCGCCGCTCGCTCCTCCTCCAGGCCGCCGGCCTGGGCGTTTCCGTCAGCTTCCTGGGCGGATCGGCCTTCGCCGCCGCCGACGGTCCGATGGCCAAACGCAAGATGGTGGTCGTCATCTGCCGGGGCGGCATGGACGGCCTGACCGTCAGCCCGCCGATCGGCGATCCCGACTATGCGGCCTTGCGCGGCGCCGTGGCCGTGGCGCCCGACCAGGCGCTGAAGCTGGACGGAACCTTCGGCCTGCATCCGGCCCTGGAGTCCGTCCACGCCCTGGCGCTGAAGGGCCAGGCCCGCATCGCCCCGGCCATCGCCGGTCCGGATCGGGTGCGGTCGCACTTCGAAGCTCAGGACGTCCTGGAGACAGGCTCATCCCACGTCTACGGCAACGTCTATTCGGGCTGGCTGAACCGAACCCTGGAAGTGATGGGGCCTTCGACCATCCAGGGCCTGTCGGTGGGTCCGACCGCGCCTCTGATCCTGCGCGGCAAGGTGCAGGCCGCCAGTTGGTCGTCGGGCGGCAGCGTCAACGAGACCGCCCGCCTGCCCACCCTGCTGCAGGATCTCTACAAGTCCGATCCCCTGATGGGACCAGCGTTCGCGCGGGGCCTCGAGACCGAAGCCATGGGGCGACTGGCGATGTCGACATTGGCGCCCGCCATGACGCCGGTATCGACCAACGCCGCCGTCGCTGGCCCGAATGCGATGGTCCAGAAGGCCGTCGTCCAGACCATGGCGCCGTCGAACGCGACGCCCGCCCAGGCCATGGCGCAGACCCCTCAAGTCCTCGCCGCCCAGCATCAGGCTCGCGAGGCCGCGCGCAAGCTGGGCTCGACTCTGGCGGGCTTCATGATTCAACAGGGCGGCCCGCGCATCGCCGCCATCTCGCTGGACGGTTGGGACACCCACGCCGGCCAGGTCGGCCAGCTCAACACCCGCCTGTCCTATCTGGACGCCGTGCTCGACGGGCTGAACACCGGCCTGGGCGCGGAGTGGAACAACACGGTGGTGGTGGCCGCCACCGAGTTTGGCCGCACGGCCCAGGTCAACGGCACCGGCGGCACCGACCACGGCACCGGTTCGACCGCCTTGGTGCTGGGCGGCGGCCTGAAGAAGGGCGGCATCATCGGCGACTGGCCCACCCTGAAGCAGGAGGCCTTGTTCGAGAACCGCGACGTGCGCCCCACCCTCGACATGCGCGGCCTATTCAAGGGCGTGCTGGCCGAGCACATGGGCGTCGACCGCGCGGCCCTGGAGACCAAGGTGTTCCCCGACAGCGCGAACGCCAAGCCGCTGACGGGGCTGGTCTGA
- a CDS encoding DUF1800 domain-containing protein, translating into MSLPSNDMMAAIAATRFGLGARPDEIDAARSDPRGFLTAQIRPEGADQPQGVESSAERLAQAREFQMQRQAAAKVDGDPKAAPVKAELAKNARNAMRDQTGDDFLARAQLGATTDAAFRERWALFWANHFTVSSSRQNVGPLIGPFEQEAIRAHAFGRFEDMLVASSTHPAMLLYLDQAQSVGPNSKVSIYQRTHAQKVGGLNENLAREILELHTVGVNAGYSQADVTEFARAMTGFSVGQEPNTSFRFRDNAHEPGVHTVMGRRYSQEGQAQALAVMRDLAASPHTAHHVSTKLAAHFVSDTPPPTLVARLEKSYLDSGGRLDELARTLVQSPEAWDPTPTKFKTPYEFAISTWRAMGAQSAPIGKLPSMVTNLGQKPFSPPSPKGWDDTAQVWCAPDALIQRLRFSQGLAALSADGVDPNVFAQSALGARLTPPVAKAVARAETRREAMALLLMSPEFQRR; encoded by the coding sequence GTGAGCCTGCCTTCCAACGACATGATGGCGGCCATCGCCGCAACCCGTTTCGGCCTGGGCGCGCGTCCCGACGAGATCGACGCGGCGCGAAGCGACCCACGCGGCTTCCTGACGGCCCAGATCCGTCCCGAAGGCGCCGATCAGCCGCAAGGCGTCGAAAGTTCAGCCGAGCGTCTGGCGCAAGCTCGTGAATTCCAGATGCAGCGGCAGGCTGCGGCCAAGGTCGACGGCGATCCGAAGGCGGCGCCGGTCAAGGCCGAGCTGGCCAAGAACGCCCGCAACGCCATGCGCGACCAGACCGGCGATGATTTCCTGGCTCGGGCTCAGCTGGGCGCCACGACCGACGCGGCCTTTCGCGAGCGCTGGGCGCTGTTCTGGGCCAACCATTTCACGGTCTCAAGCTCCCGGCAGAACGTGGGCCCGTTGATCGGTCCGTTCGAGCAGGAGGCCATCCGTGCGCACGCCTTCGGACGCTTCGAGGACATGCTGGTCGCCTCGTCCACCCACCCGGCCATGCTGCTCTACCTGGACCAGGCCCAGTCGGTAGGGCCCAACAGCAAGGTGTCGATCTATCAGCGCACCCACGCCCAGAAGGTCGGCGGGCTCAACGAGAACCTGGCTCGCGAGATCCTTGAACTGCACACCGTAGGGGTCAACGCCGGCTACAGCCAGGCCGACGTCACCGAGTTCGCCCGGGCCATGACCGGCTTCAGCGTGGGCCAGGAGCCGAACACATCCTTCCGGTTTCGCGACAATGCTCACGAGCCGGGCGTGCACACGGTGATGGGCCGTCGCTATTCGCAGGAGGGCCAGGCCCAGGCCCTGGCGGTCATGCGCGACCTGGCCGCCAGCCCCCATACCGCGCACCACGTTTCGACCAAGTTGGCGGCCCATTTCGTCAGCGACACGCCGCCACCGACCCTCGTCGCCCGCCTGGAGAAGAGCTATCTCGACAGCGGCGGCCGCCTGGACGAGTTGGCGAGGACCCTGGTCCAATCGCCGGAAGCCTGGGATCCGACGCCGACCAAGTTCAAGACCCCTTACGAATTCGCGATCTCGACCTGGCGGGCCATGGGCGCGCAGTCGGCGCCGATCGGCAAGCTTCCGTCGATGGTGACCAACCTTGGTCAGAAGCCCTTCTCGCCACCATCGCCCAAGGGCTGGGACGATACGGCCCAGGTCTGGTGCGCGCCCGACGCCCTGATCCAACGGCTGCGGTTCAGCCAGGGCCTGGCCGCGCTCTCCGCGGACGGCGTCGACCCGAACGTCTTCGCCCAGTCCGCCCTCGGGGCCCGACTGACCCCGCCCGTCGCCAAGGCCGTGGCCCGGGCCGAGACCCGCCGCGAGGCCATGGCCCTGTTGTTGATGAGCCCGGAGTTTCAACGCCGATGA
- a CDS encoding ATP12 family chaperone protein — protein MADKPDLLQRPRRFYKAATAGPAKGDSVGGGFAVLLDGRTPKSPAKSPLVLPSLALAEVVAAEWEAQVEVIDSTAMPATRLAFTAIDRIRETRAEVAAEVAAYAGSDLLCYWADHPTPLVERQKRDWGAMLDWAKAELDVHLKPASGVIHTAQPPAALASVEALALTMDDFTLAGVAYSAGLFGSTVLALALRAGKVTGRKALDLSRLEEIFQAETWGQDAEAVARAEALAIEAQVLERWFAALRR, from the coding sequence TTGGCCGACAAGCCCGATCTGCTGCAACGTCCCCGTCGCTTCTACAAGGCCGCCACGGCGGGTCCCGCCAAGGGGGATAGCGTGGGCGGCGGCTTCGCCGTGCTTCTGGACGGCCGCACGCCCAAGTCGCCGGCCAAGTCACCCCTGGTGCTGCCGAGCCTGGCCTTGGCCGAGGTGGTGGCCGCGGAGTGGGAGGCCCAGGTCGAGGTCATCGACTCGACCGCCATGCCCGCCACGCGCCTGGCCTTCACCGCCATCGACCGCATTCGCGAGACCCGGGCCGAGGTGGCCGCCGAGGTCGCGGCCTATGCCGGTTCGGACCTGCTCTGCTACTGGGCCGACCATCCCACGCCGCTGGTCGAGCGCCAGAAGCGCGACTGGGGCGCCATGCTCGATTGGGCCAAGGCCGAGCTCGACGTGCATCTCAAGCCCGCCAGCGGCGTGATCCACACCGCCCAGCCGCCGGCGGCCCTGGCCTCGGTCGAGGCCCTGGCCCTGACCATGGACGACTTCACCTTGGCGGGCGTGGCCTACAGCGCCGGCCTGTTCGGCTCGACCGTCCTGGCCCTGGCGCTGCGAGCCGGCAAGGTCACTGGCCGCAAGGCGCTGGACCTGTCGCGGCTGGAGGAGATCTTCCAGGCCGAGACCTGGGGCCAGGACGCCGAGGCCGTCGCCCGCGCCGAGGCCCTGGCGATCGAGGCCCAGGTGTTGGAGCGCTGGTTCGCCGCGCTGCGGCGCTAG
- a CDS encoding YnfA family protein translates to MKTIVLYALAAACEIGGCYAFWRWLKQGQSMLWAVVGIVALAVFAWLLTRVDSPAAGRTFAAYGGLYIAASLVWMRVVEGLRPDRWDLAGAAVCLVGAGIILWAPRVA, encoded by the coding sequence GTGAAGACCATTGTCCTCTACGCCCTGGCCGCCGCTTGCGAGATCGGCGGTTGCTACGCCTTCTGGCGCTGGCTGAAACAGGGTCAGTCGATGCTGTGGGCAGTGGTCGGGATCGTTGCGCTGGCGGTGTTCGCCTGGCTCCTGACCCGCGTCGACAGCCCGGCCGCGGGGCGGACCTTCGCGGCCTATGGCGGGCTCTATATCGCCGCTTCCCTGGTCTGGATGCGGGTGGTGGAAGGTCTGCGACCGGATCGTTGGGACCTGGCCGGGGCGGCCGTCTGCCTGGTCGGGGCGGGGATCATCCTGTGGGCGCCGCGCGTGGCCTGA
- a CDS encoding acyl-CoA carboxylase subunit beta, producing MQHILEELDRRREQARAGGGEARVASQHAKGKLTARERIDLLLDEGSFEEFDMFVEHRGVEFGMAEQKVPGDGVVTGWGTINGKVVYVFSKDFTVFGGSLSGAHAAKIVKVQRQAMKVGAPIIGLFDAGGARIQEGVDSLAGYADIFLENVMASGVVPQISVIMGPCAGGDVYSPAMTDFIFMVKDTSYMFVTGPDVVKTVTNEVVTAEELGGARVHASKSGVAEGAFENDLEALTQVRRLIDFLPSSNRETAPERESFDEAYRAEPSLDTLIPSDPGKPYDMKELILKIVDEADFFEISSEWAKNIVCGFARLDGESVGIVANQPQVLAGVLDIDSSRKAARFVRFCDAFNIPIITLVDVPGFMPGTKQEYGGLIKHGAKLLFAYAEATVPKITLITRKAYGGAYDVMSSKHLRGDFNYAWPTAEIAVMGAKGAVEIIFRQEAKDPTALAAREAEYKDRFANPFVAASRGYIDDVIMPHGTRKRLVRALKSLRGKELSNPWKKHDNIPL from the coding sequence GTGCAGCACATACTCGAGGAACTGGATCGACGTCGCGAGCAGGCGCGTGCGGGCGGCGGCGAGGCGCGGGTGGCCAGCCAGCACGCCAAGGGCAAGCTGACGGCGCGCGAGCGGATCGATCTGCTGCTGGACGAAGGCTCGTTCGAGGAGTTCGACATGTTCGTCGAGCACCGGGGTGTCGAGTTCGGCATGGCCGAGCAGAAGGTGCCGGGCGACGGGGTGGTCACCGGCTGGGGCACCATCAACGGCAAGGTGGTCTACGTCTTCTCCAAGGACTTCACGGTGTTCGGCGGCAGCCTGTCGGGCGCCCACGCGGCCAAGATCGTCAAGGTCCAGCGCCAGGCCATGAAGGTGGGCGCGCCGATCATCGGCCTGTTCGACGCGGGCGGCGCGCGCATCCAGGAGGGCGTCGACAGCCTGGCCGGCTATGCCGACATTTTCCTGGAAAACGTCATGGCCTCGGGCGTGGTGCCGCAGATCAGCGTGATCATGGGCCCCTGCGCCGGCGGCGACGTCTATTCGCCCGCCATGACCGACTTCATCTTCATGGTGAAGGACACCAGCTACATGTTCGTGACCGGTCCCGACGTGGTCAAGACCGTCACCAACGAGGTGGTCACCGCCGAGGAACTGGGCGGGGCCCGGGTGCATGCCTCCAAGTCGGGCGTGGCCGAGGGCGCGTTCGAGAACGACCTGGAGGCCCTCACGCAGGTCAGGCGGCTGATCGACTTCCTGCCGTCCAGTAACCGTGAGACCGCGCCGGAGCGCGAGAGCTTCGACGAGGCCTATCGCGCGGAGCCGAGCCTGGACACCCTGATCCCCAGCGATCCGGGCAAGCCCTACGACATGAAGGAACTGATCCTGAAGATCGTCGACGAGGCCGACTTCTTCGAGATCTCCAGCGAGTGGGCCAAGAACATCGTCTGCGGCTTTGCCCGCCTGGACGGCGAGAGCGTCGGCATCGTGGCCAACCAGCCCCAGGTGCTGGCCGGGGTGCTGGACATCGACAGCTCGCGGAAGGCCGCTCGCTTCGTGCGGTTCTGCGACGCCTTCAACATCCCGATCATCACCCTGGTCGACGTGCCGGGCTTCATGCCGGGCACCAAGCAGGAGTACGGCGGGCTGATCAAGCACGGCGCCAAGCTGCTGTTCGCCTATGCCGAGGCGACGGTTCCGAAGATCACCCTGATCACCCGCAAGGCCTATGGCGGGGCCTATGACGTGATGAGCTCCAAGCACCTGCGCGGCGACTTCAACTACGCCTGGCCCACCGCCGAGATCGCGGTGATGGGCGCGAAAGGCGCGGTGGAGATCATCTTCCGCCAGGAGGCCAAGGATCCCACGGCCCTGGCCGCCCGCGAGGCCGAGTACAAGGACCGCTTCGCCAACCCGTTCGTCGCGGCCTCACGCGGCTACATCGACGACGTGATCATGCCCCACGGCACCCGCAAGCGCCTGGTCCGGGCGCTCAAGAGCCTCAGGGGCAAGGAACTGTCCAACCCGTGGAAGAAGCACGACAATATTCCGCTCTGA
- a CDS encoding RsiV family protein gives MISTKTLPLAALGLIAVLSACERKPAAPPAPAASPAAPVAAAPAPAARPLAFDQTDPAAKVALRLPAEIANYPALHTMLYDREVAGLRTFAAKAQADHKASTGQFPWRPYNRQSQWFLAADAAPLVALRALWFEDTGGAHPNHGGSTLIWDTTANREVQPKALFRPDADMSGLDKAICDAVAAAKTHRDGAVPLNDTFSCPKWNQTVLVPAPSTTPGKIGGLTALIDPYVVGPYSEGDYEVTVPVSAFQALLAPTYAGDFGGAPKSMGNPDGTLSVTMDVVK, from the coding sequence ATGATATCCACCAAGACCCTGCCCCTCGCCGCGCTCGGCCTGATCGCCGTGCTGAGCGCCTGCGAGCGCAAGCCCGCCGCGCCACCCGCGCCCGCCGCCTCGCCGGCCGCGCCCGTCGCCGCCGCCCCGGCCCCGGCGGCCCGCCCCCTGGCTTTCGACCAGACCGATCCGGCGGCCAAGGTCGCCCTGCGCCTGCCGGCCGAGATCGCCAACTATCCCGCCCTGCATACGATGCTTTACGACCGCGAGGTTGCCGGCCTTCGCACCTTCGCCGCCAAGGCCCAGGCCGACCACAAGGCCTCGACCGGCCAGTTCCCCTGGCGGCCGTACAACCGTCAAAGCCAGTGGTTCCTGGCCGCCGACGCCGCCCCGCTGGTGGCCTTGCGCGCCCTGTGGTTCGAGGACACCGGCGGCGCCCATCCCAACCACGGCGGCTCCACCCTGATCTGGGACACGACGGCCAATCGCGAGGTTCAGCCCAAGGCCCTGTTCCGGCCCGACGCCGACATGAGCGGGCTCGACAAGGCGATCTGCGACGCGGTCGCCGCCGCCAAGACCCACCGCGACGGCGCCGTGCCGCTGAACGACACCTTCTCCTGCCCCAAGTGGAACCAGACCGTGCTGGTCCCCGCCCCTTCGACCACGCCGGGCAAGATCGGCGGCCTGACGGCGCTGATCGATCCCTATGTGGTCGGCCCCTATTCCGAAGGCGACTACGAGGTCACCGTTCCGGTCTCGGCGTTCCAGGCCCTGCTGGCCCCGACCTATGCTGGCGACTTCGGCGGCGCGCCCAAATCGATGGGCAATCCGGATGGGACGCTCAGCGTGACGATGGATGTGGTGAAGTAA
- a CDS encoding polyprenyl synthetase family protein: MDSTVATHEMDDHAAFFERVETLRAGVDRRLAELAPPVGSAPDRLVEAVRYSLLAPGKRFRPMVTLLAAAELGAPEGAALDVACAFEMIHAASLILDDLPAMDDAGLRRGLPTIHRAFDEATAILAGVGLLNQAYAVIAADRGLPAPLRAELAGRAAHAVGFSGLIAGQARDLFDRDKLRDPAALDRLNHEKTGVLIIAAAQGGALVAKETGGRASDAAVEAMGVFARHIGLAFQIRDDLIDAQGSTEAAGKDVGKDAAMATVVSTLGSTGARQVMEEHLAKASGALAEVGCGDLLGRYVGDLFARRKAAA; encoded by the coding sequence GTGGACAGTACGGTCGCGACCCACGAGATGGACGACCACGCCGCCTTTTTCGAAAGAGTCGAGACCCTGCGCGCCGGGGTGGATCGGCGGCTGGCCGAACTCGCCCCGCCTGTAGGCTCCGCGCCCGACCGGCTGGTCGAGGCGGTGCGCTATTCGCTGCTGGCCCCCGGCAAGCGCTTCCGTCCGATGGTGACCCTGCTGGCCGCCGCCGAGCTGGGCGCGCCCGAGGGCGCGGCGCTGGACGTGGCCTGCGCGTTCGAGATGATCCACGCCGCCTCGCTGATCCTGGACGACCTGCCGGCCATGGACGATGCGGGCCTGCGACGCGGCCTGCCGACCATCCACCGAGCCTTCGATGAAGCCACGGCGATCCTGGCCGGGGTGGGGCTGCTCAACCAGGCCTATGCGGTGATCGCCGCCGACCGGGGCCTGCCCGCGCCGCTGCGCGCCGAGCTGGCCGGCCGGGCCGCCCACGCTGTCGGCTTTTCGGGCCTGATCGCCGGCCAGGCCCGCGACCTGTTCGACCGCGACAAGCTGCGCGACCCTGCCGCCCTGGACCGGTTGAATCACGAGAAGACCGGGGTGCTGATCATCGCCGCCGCCCAGGGCGGGGCGCTGGTCGCCAAGGAAACCGGAGGGCGGGCTTCGGACGCGGCCGTCGAGGCCATGGGCGTCTTCGCCCGCCACATCGGCCTGGCCTTCCAGATCCGTGACGATCTGATCGACGCCCAGGGCTCGACCGAGGCGGCCGGCAAGGACGTCGGCAAGGACGCCGCCATGGCCACCGTGGTCTCGACCTTGGGCTCGACAGGCGCCCGTCAGGTCATGGAAGAGCATCTGGCCAAGGCCTCGGGCGCCTTGGCCGAGGTGGGTTGCGGCGACCTGCTGGGCCGATACGTCGGCGACCTGTTCGCGCGGCGCAAGGCGGCGGCGTGA
- a CDS encoding ABC transporter ATP-binding protein: MIAEPVLTVSGAVHAYGGKPALRGVDLVLRPGEIYALLGPNGAGKTTLIRAICGRIRPDQGEVLLKGRDPTRVAGARAGLGLVPQEIALYPNLTVAENIETFAALADVPRAGVAAAVRRALDLTHTIDRADVPIKHLSGGYQRRANIAAAIVHEPSLLILDEPTVGVDLDAREAVDAVIRGLRDLGVAVLMTTHDLDQAGALADRVGFLRDGQLVLEGEPHALIAEAFGARMEIQVHLAEAVDAAGEARLIAEGLERTVRPSVWTRLEADGYAAAGPLNERLREAGLTPREIRVREPSLANLFTLVADRKLAA; encoded by the coding sequence GTGATCGCCGAGCCCGTCTTGACGGTGAGCGGCGCGGTCCACGCCTATGGCGGCAAGCCGGCTCTGCGCGGTGTCGACCTGGTGCTGCGCCCGGGCGAGATCTACGCGCTGCTAGGCCCTAACGGGGCCGGTAAGACCACCCTGATCCGCGCGATCTGCGGACGCATCCGGCCTGACCAAGGCGAGGTCCTGCTGAAGGGCCGCGATCCCACTCGCGTGGCGGGGGCGCGGGCTGGCCTGGGTCTGGTTCCCCAGGAGATCGCGCTCTATCCGAACCTGACGGTGGCCGAGAACATCGAGACCTTCGCCGCCCTGGCCGACGTGCCACGCGCGGGCGTCGCGGCGGCCGTGCGCCGCGCCCTGGACCTGACCCACACGATCGATCGCGCCGATGTGCCGATCAAGCATCTGTCCGGCGGCTACCAGCGCCGCGCCAACATCGCCGCCGCCATCGTGCACGAACCCAGTCTGCTGATCCTCGACGAGCCCACCGTCGGGGTGGATCTGGACGCCCGCGAGGCGGTGGATGCGGTGATCCGAGGCCTGCGCGACCTGGGTGTGGCGGTGCTGATGACGACCCACGACCTCGACCAGGCCGGCGCCCTGGCCGACCGTGTCGGCTTTCTGCGTGACGGCCAGTTGGTGCTGGAAGGCGAGCCCCACGCCCTGATCGCCGAGGCGTTCGGCGCGCGGATGGAGATCCAGGTGCATCTCGCCGAGGCGGTCGACGCCGCGGGCGAGGCCCGCCTGATCGCCGAAGGCCTGGAGCGCACGGTGCGGCCTTCGGTCTGGACGCGGCTGGAGGCGGACGGCTACGCGGCCGCCGGGCCGTTGAACGAGCGCCTGCGCGAGGCGGGGCTGACGCCACGCGAGATCCGGGTGCGCGAACCGTCGCTGGCCAATCTGTTCACCCTGGTGGCCGATCGGAAGCTGGCGGCGTGA
- a CDS encoding ABC transporter permease: MTFGPGRGAIWKIVAMVRVMALDLWRDRGALIMTFLLPPLVFLIFSSVFAGTTGDDIQLKLAVADTARTADSGRLAKALAASPEVRAEAAPTADEVRRRVKAGRADAGLVIRADPASAGKPFLIIADPSRAVAAPLAQARVQQVLADALPDVTLRRTITQLEPALGGYTEEQAENADSAAALMRQTPTQDDGGFFEREAIKNAKTGGGVIAYYAGAVMILFALFSAMQGALGLMNEQSTGVADRLLAGTAGMGPVVSGKFLFLIGQGVAQAVLIFATAQIVYGVAVVQHLALWLPTTLAASACAAGVALGLVSMCRTREQAQMLSTFVILVLAAIGGSMVPRFLMPPWLQAVGWFTPHAWTIDAYQAILWRDAGIGGVYKAWCVLIVVGLFGLVIAHTLARRLRR; this comes from the coding sequence GTGACGTTCGGTCCAGGAAGAGGGGCGATCTGGAAGATCGTCGCCATGGTGCGGGTGATGGCGCTGGATCTCTGGCGTGATCGCGGCGCCTTGATCATGACTTTCCTGCTGCCGCCGCTGGTGTTCCTGATCTTCTCCTCGGTGTTCGCCGGAACGACGGGAGACGACATCCAGCTGAAGCTGGCGGTGGCGGACACGGCCCGCACGGCGGATTCCGGCCGATTGGCGAAGGCGCTGGCGGCTTCGCCCGAGGTCCGCGCCGAAGCGGCGCCCACGGCCGACGAGGTGCGGCGGCGGGTCAAGGCCGGGCGCGCCGACGCCGGCCTGGTGATCCGGGCCGATCCCGCCTCGGCCGGCAAGCCGTTCCTGATCATCGCCGATCCCAGCCGCGCCGTCGCCGCGCCCCTGGCCCAGGCCCGGGTGCAGCAGGTTCTGGCCGACGCCCTGCCGGACGTCACCCTGCGCCGCACGATCACCCAGCTGGAGCCGGCCCTGGGCGGCTACACCGAAGAGCAGGCCGAGAACGCCGACAGCGCCGCGGCCCTGATGCGCCAGACGCCGACCCAGGACGACGGCGGCTTCTTCGAGCGCGAGGCGATCAAGAACGCCAAGACCGGCGGCGGGGTGATCGCCTACTACGCCGGGGCGGTCATGATCCTGTTCGCCCTGTTCTCGGCCATGCAGGGCGCGCTGGGCCTGATGAACGAGCAGAGCACGGGCGTGGCCGACCGTTTGCTGGCCGGCACGGCGGGCATGGGTCCGGTGGTCAGCGGCAAGTTCCTGTTCCTGATCGGGCAGGGCGTGGCCCAGGCCGTGCTGATCTTCGCCACCGCCCAGATCGTGTATGGCGTCGCGGTGGTTCAACACTTGGCGCTATGGCTGCCGACCACCCTGGCGGCCTCCGCCTGCGCCGCGGGCGTGGCCCTGGGGCTGGTCTCGATGTGCCGCACGCGCGAGCAGGCCCAGATGCTGTCGACCTTCGTGATCCTGGTCCTGGCGGCGATCGGCGGCAGCATGGTGCCGCGCTTCCTGATGCCGCCCTGGCTGCAGGCGGTCGGCTGGTTCACGCCGCACGCCTGGACCATCGACGCCTATCAGGCGATCCTCTGGCGCGACGCCGGGATCGGCGGCGTGTATAAGGCTTGGTGCGTGCTGATCGTTGTCGGGCTCTTCGGCCTGGTGATCGCACACACCTTGGCGCGCCGGCTGCGGCGATAA
- a CDS encoding sterol desaturase family protein, whose translation MATLGLDLALFLAALAFMEGFAWVTHRYVMHGFGWVWHRSHHELRTGMFELNDLFAVVFAAPAIVAIYFGVHGVPWLLPVGLGITAYGAIYAVFHDGMVHQRFKVPLGKSRYWKQLIQAHRIHHAVHTKDGAVSFGFLLARPVRELKAKLRARGVDA comes from the coding sequence ATGGCGACCCTCGGTCTCGACCTGGCCCTGTTCCTGGCGGCTCTGGCCTTCATGGAGGGCTTTGCCTGGGTCACGCATCGCTACGTGATGCACGGCTTCGGCTGGGTTTGGCATCGTTCGCACCACGAGCTGCGCACCGGGATGTTCGAGCTCAACGACCTGTTCGCTGTGGTGTTCGCCGCCCCGGCCATCGTGGCGATCTATTTCGGCGTGCACGGCGTGCCCTGGCTGTTGCCGGTCGGCCTGGGGATCACGGCCTATGGCGCGATCTACGCGGTGTTCCATGACGGCATGGTGCATCAGCGGTTCAAGGTGCCGCTGGGCAAGTCGCGCTACTGGAAGCAGCTGATCCAGGCGCACCGGATCCACCATGCGGTGCATACCAAGGACGGCGCGGTGTCGTTCGGCTTCCTGCTGGCGCGCCCGGTGCGGGAGCTGAAGGCGAAGCTGCGGGCGCGGGGCGTGGACGCTTAG
- a CDS encoding phytoene/squalene synthase family protein, protein MSDLEAQSREAIQKGSKSFAAAAALFDAETRADAEMLYAWCRHCDDVIDGQTLGHGMSPVADAPARLEALYAQTRAAMAGGTPTDPVFAAFQTVALRRGIPERYALDMIDGFAMDVAGRRYATLDELLEYCWGVAGVVGTMMALVMGVKPNALPTLRRAQDLGLAFQLTNIARDIVEDARNDRIYVPGDWLAELGVPQDAVADPAHRAAVAILAKRLVDAAEPYYASARWGLRDLPVRCAWAIGAARGVYRQIGLDVVKAGSNAWDERVVVSGRMKVWRALEGGVLALRSATLDRLGDAPARPAMWSKI, encoded by the coding sequence ATGAGCGATCTGGAAGCCCAGAGCCGCGAGGCGATCCAGAAGGGCAGCAAGAGCTTCGCCGCCGCCGCCGCCCTGTTCGACGCGGAAACCCGGGCCGACGCCGAGATGCTGTACGCTTGGTGCCGCCACTGCGACGACGTGATCGACGGCCAGACCCTGGGCCACGGCATGAGCCCCGTGGCCGACGCTCCGGCGCGGCTGGAAGCCCTCTACGCCCAGACCCGCGCGGCCATGGCCGGCGGGACCCCGACCGACCCGGTGTTCGCCGCCTTCCAGACCGTGGCCCTGCGGCGCGGCATTCCCGAGCGCTACGCACTGGACATGATCGACGGCTTCGCCATGGACGTGGCCGGCCGGCGCTACGCCACGCTCGACGAGTTGCTGGAGTACTGCTGGGGCGTGGCCGGCGTGGTCGGCACGATGATGGCCCTGGTCATGGGCGTGAAGCCGAACGCCCTGCCCACCCTGCGCCGCGCACAGGATCTGGGCCTGGCCTTCCAGCTGACCAACATCGCCCGCGACATCGTCGAGGACGCCCGCAACGACCGGATCTACGTGCCCGGCGACTGGCTGGCGGAGCTGGGCGTGCCGCAGGACGCCGTGGCCGATCCCGCTCACCGGGCCGCCGTGGCGATCCTCGCCAAGCGCCTGGTCGACGCCGCCGAGCCCTACTACGCCTCGGCCCGCTGGGGCCTGCGCGACCTGCCCGTCCGCTGCGCCTGGGCGATCGGCGCGGCGCGCGGGGTCTATCGGCAGATCGGACTGGACGTCGTGAAGGCCGGCTCCAACGCCTGGGACGAGCGGGTGGTGGTCAGTGGCCGGATGAAGGTCTGGCGAGCGCTGGAAGGCGGCGTGCTGGCCCTGCGCTCGGCGACGCTGGATCGGTTGGGCGACGCGCCGGCGCGACCGGCGATGTGGTCGAAGATTTAA